Proteins encoded in a region of the Panicum hallii strain FIL2 chromosome 3, PHallii_v3.1, whole genome shotgun sequence genome:
- the LOC112884595 gene encoding ubiquitin-activating enzyme E1 2-like: protein MLPRKRGVDAGEVQDLHNKAPRPAAPAPHQHQDKDDRSDMAARAPEIDEDLHSRQLAVYGRETMKRLFGSNVLVSGLQGLGAEIAKNLVLAGVKSVTLHDDGKVDLWDLSSNFFLSEKDVGQNRAQACVPKLQELNNAVIISTITGDLTKEQLSNFQAVVFTDISIEKAIEFDDYCHSHQPPIAFIKSEVRGLFGSVFCDFGPEFTVLDVDGEEPHTGIVASISNDNPALVSCVDDERLEFQDGDLVIFSEVHGMTELNDGKPRKIKSARPYSFTLEEDTTSYGTYIRGGIVTQVKPPKVLKFKTLKEAIKEPGEFLMSDFSKFDRPPLLHLAFQALDKFRTELLRFPIAGSADDAQKLIDFAISINESLGESKLEEIDKKLLQHFASGSRAVLNPMAAMFGGIVGQEVVKACSGKFHPLYQFFYFDSVESLPVELLEASDLKPENSRYDAQISVFGAKLQKKLEQSKIFMVGSGALGCEFLKNLALMGISCCENGKLTVTDDDVIEKSNLSRQFLFRDWNIGQPKSTVAATAAVAINPKLHVEALQNRASPETENVFNDAFWESLDAVVNALDNVTARMYIDSRCVYFQKPLLESGTLGAKCNTQMVIPHLTENYGASRDPPEKQAPMCTVHSFPHNIDHCLTWARSEFEGLLEKTPTEVNAFLSNPSGYATAARTAGDAQARDQLERVIECLDRDKCDTFQDCITWARLKFEDYFANRVKQLTFTFPEDAMTSSGAPFWSAPKRFPRPLEFSSADPSHLNFLLAASILRAETFGIPIPDWAKNPKKLAEAVDKVIVPDFQPKQGVKIETDEKATNLSSASVDDAAIIEELIAKLEAISKTLAPGFHMNPIQFEKDDDTNFHMDLIAGFANMRARNYSIPEVDKLKAKFIAGRIIPAIATSTAMATGLVCLELYKVLAGGHKVEDYRNTFANLAIPLFSMAEPVPPKTIKHQDMSWTVWDRWTITGNITLRELLEWLKEKGLNAYSISCGTSLLYNSMFPRHKERLDKKVVDVAREVAKVEVPSYRRHLDVVVACEDDDDNDVDIPLVSIYFR from the exons AgatcgatgaggacctccacAGCCGCCAGCTCGCCGTCTACGGACGCGAGACCATGAAGCGCCTATTCGGCTCCAACGTCCTTGTCTCTGGACTACAGGGACTCGGCGCTGAGATTG CAAAGAACCTTGTCCTTGCGGGTGTCAAATCCGTAACCTTGCATGATGATGGCAAAGTTGACCTATGGGACTTATCAAGCAACTTCTTCCTCTCTGAGAAGGATGTTGGTCAAAACCGTGCTCAAGCGTGTGTTCCAAAGCTTCAAGAGCTTAATAATGCTGTTATCATCTCTACCATAACTGGTGATTTGACCAAGGAGCAGCTTTCTAACTTCCAG GCTGTGGTATTTACTGATATCAGCATAGAAAAAGCAATTGAGTTTGATGATTACTGTCATAGCCATCAGCCACCAATTGCTTTCATTAAGTCGGAAGTTCGTGGTCTTTTCGGCAGTGTTTTCTGTGACTTTGGTCCTGAGTTTACTGTTTTGGATGTTGATGGTGAGGAGCCACATACAGGAATCGTGGCATCAATCAGCAATGACAACCCAGCACTTGTTTCTTGTGTGGATGATGAGCGTCTGGAGTTCCAGGATGGTGATCTAGTTATTTTCTCTGAAGTGCATGGAATGACTGAGCTCAACGATGGAAAACCAAGAAAGATTAAGAGTGCTAGGCCTTATTCTTTTACTCTAGAAGAAGACACCACCTCATATGGCACTTACATTAGAGGTGGTATTGTCACACAAGTGAAGCCACCCAAGGTTCTTAAGTTCAAAACCTTGAAGGAGGCAATCAAGGAGCCAGGAGAATTTCTCATGAGCGATTTCTCCAAGTTTGACCGCCCACCTCTTTTGCATTTGGCCTTCCAAGCTCTGGACAAGTTTAGGACTGAGTTGCTGCGATTCCCAATTGCTGGTTCAGCTGACGATGCTCAAAAGCTTATAGATTTTGCTATTAGTATTAATGAAAGTCTTGGTGAAAGTAAGCTTGAAGAAATTGACAAAAAGCTCCTGCAGCATTTTGCAAGTGGTTCCAGGGCTGTTTTGAATCCTATGGCTGCAATGTTTGGTGGTATTGTAGGTCAGGAAGTTGTTAAAGCATGCTCAGGGAAATTCCACCCACTTTACCAG TTCTTCTACTTTGATTCTGTTGAATCACTACCAGTTGAACTGTTGGAGGCCAGTGATTTGAAGCCAGAGAACAGTAGATACGATGCACAAATTAGTGTATTTGGGGCTAAGCTTCAAAAGAAACTGGAGCAGTCAAAAATCTTCATGGTTGGTTCTGGGGCTCTTGGATGTGAATTTTTGAAGAACCTTGCATTAATGGGCATTTCTTGCTGTGAGAATGGGAAGCTGACTGTGACAGATGATGATGTTATAGAAAAGAGCAATCTCAGTCGCCAGTTCCTCTTCCGTGACTGGAACATTGGGCAGCCCAAGTCCACAGttgctgctactgctgctgtGGCAATTAATCCTAAGCTTCATGTTGAGGCCCTTCAGAACAGGGCAAGTCCTGAGACTGAAAATGTGTTTAATGATGCCTTTTGGGAGAGCTTGGATGCTGTTGTCAATGCCTTGGACAATGTGACTGCAAGAATGTACATTGACTCCAGATGTGTGTATTTCCAGAAGCCACTTCTTGAATCTGGGACTCTGGGTGCTAAGTGCAACACGCAGATGGTCATTCCACACCTAACAGAAAACTATGGGGCATCCAGAGATCCACCAGAAAAGCAGGCGCCTATGTGCACTGTACATTCATTTCCTCATAATATTGATCACTGCCTAACGTGGGCAAGGTCTGAGTTTGAGGGTCTGCTAGAGAAGACTCCCACTGAAGTAAACGCGTTCCTGTCAAATCCTAGTGGATATGCTACTGCTGCAAGAACTGCTGGTGATGCACAGGCTAGGGATCAACTTGAGCGAGTTATTGAATGCCTTGACAGAGACAAGTGTGACACATTCCAAGATTGTATTACCTGGGCTCGGCTTAA GTTTGAGGATTATTTCGCCAACCGTGTGAAGCAGCTGACATTCACCTTCCCTGAAGACGCAATGACAAGCTCTGGTGCTCCTTTCTGGTCTGCTCCTAAGCGGTTCCCGCGACCTCTGGAGTTCTCATCTGCTGACCCTAGCCACCTCAACTTTCTGTTGGCTGCCTCGATACTAAGGGCAGAGACATTTGGAATACCCATACCTGATTGGGCCAAAAACCCAAAGAAACTGGCTGAAGCTGTTGACAAGGTCATCGTACCTGATTTCCAACCAAAACAGGGGGTTAAAATAGAGACAGATGAGAAGGCTACTAATCTATCCTCTGCATCTGTTGATGATGCTGCCATCATTGAAGAGCTTATTGCAAAGTTGGAAGCAATTTCCAAAACATTGGCACCAGGATTCCACATGAACCCAATACAGTTTGAGAAG GATGATGACACCAATTTCCATATGGACTTGATAGCTGGCTTTGCTAACATGCGGGCGAGGAACTACAGCATCCCTGAAGTTGACAAGCTGAAGGCAAAGTTCATAGCTGGAAGGATCATCCCAGCCATCGCCACCTCGACCGCTATGGCCACCGGCCTCGTCTGCCTGGAGCTTTACAAAGTCCTCGCTGGGGGGCACAAGGTTGAAGACTACCGGAACACATTTGCAAACCTCGCAATCCCCCTCTTCTCCATGGCGGAGCCTGTGCCACCCAAGACAATCAAGCACCAGGACATGTCCTGGACTGTGTGGGACCGCTGGACCATAACTGGCAACATCACGCTGAGGGAGCTCCTGGAGTGGCTCAAGGAGAAGGGCTTGAATGCTTACAGCATATCCTGTGGCACCTCGCTGCTGTACAACTCGATGTTCCCCAGGCACAAGGAGCGGCTGGACAAGAAGGTAGTGGATGTGGCAAGGGAGGTGGCCAAGGTGGAGGTGCCCTCTTACCGCCGCCATCTGGATGTCGTGGTGGCCTGTGAGGACGACGATGACAATGATGTGGACATTCCTCTTGTGTCCATTTACTTCCGTTGA